Genomic DNA from Pigmentiphaga litoralis:
CGCTGGCCTTGCTGGGCGCAGCGGCTGCGGTGCTGCTGCCGGCCGCCATGGCGTTGTTCTTTCTTGCCTTCGGTGATGTGCAGGCCATGGTGTCGGCAAGCCTGCTGACAGCGGGATATACCTTGTGGCTGGCGATATGGGCGCTCGGAATCGTGGCCGTGTCGACGTTGTGCGCCCGGCCACGTGATGGCCTGATGGCGCTGTTGGCGGTATGGGTCACGGTCGTGATCCTGCTGCCGCGCCTGGGCGCGGCATGGGCCGACGCGCGTGCTCCGTTGACGACACGCTTCGAAACCGACATTGCCATTGCACGTGACCTGGCCGCCATTGGCGACAGCCATCGTCCGGACGATCCGCACTTTGCCCGCTTCAAGGCCGATGTGCTCAAGCGCCATGGGGTCACCCGGCTGGAAGACCTGCCGGTCAACTACCGGGGACTGGTCGCCATCGAGGGCGAGCGGCTGACCAGTGCGCTGTTCAACCGTTACGCGACGGCCTCGTTCGAGCGGCAGGCGGCGCAGAGCGCCACGGTCGATTCCCTGGCGTGGCTGGCGCCAACCCTCGCCGTGCGGCGCCTGTCGATGACGCTGACGCAAACGGACCTGCCGAGCTATCGCCGATTTGTCGAACAGGCCGAGGCCTATCGCTATCGCCTGGTGCAATCGCTGAACCAGATGCAGGCCGAGAAAGTGGACTACGTCAACGAACGCAAAGGCGCCGGGCCGACGCGTATTGCGCAGTCCAACTGGGAAAGCATCCCCGACTTCGTGTTCGACGCCGAAGCACCGCAAACGGTGATTGCGCGGGCAGGGCAGCCGGCAATGGTGCTGCTGGTCTGGCTGCTGCTAGCGGGCGGCGCGCTGGCGGCAGCCGCCAGGACGTTGGACGGTCGCGTGTCATCCGCGATGCGCCGCGCCCGAGTGCCAGACACCCGTTCCACGGAGGCTGCATCATGAGCATGCTCAAACATGAATGGCGCTTGCTGATGCGGTCACGGCTGACCGTCGCGGCATTGCTGCTGTTGCTCGTGCTGACCGCGTTGGCCGTCGGCGCCGGCATTGCCCAGGTCAGAACCGAAGCCGCCACCATCGCGCGGCTCACGGCGATGCACGACACGGCCGCGTCCACTGCCCGCGACCCCACGCACGGTGGGGACGCAGGCTACGTGGCGTACTACACCTTCTTTCCGACCTGGCAATCACCGTCGGCCGCCAGCTTCCTGGCTGCTGGCATGCGCGACGTATCGCCCTATGTGCTGCGCGTGCGGGCGCTGGCCTTGCAAAGCCAGTTGCACGATGGCGAGACCCTGAACCCGGAAGTCACGGTGCTTGGCCGGTTCGACCTGGCATTTGTGTTGAC
This window encodes:
- a CDS encoding DUF3526 domain-containing protein — encoded protein: MRVIFLIARDAWRHMLRDRVAVVGALLLLVLTVIAAATSHERQRDAMAQRERYQADVDQQFDAQPDRHPHRMVHYGQFVFRPLSPLAAFDSGIDAYTGTMIFLEGHRQNTANFGDARQSSSLLRFGQLTPAFVMQTLAPLLLVFLGFGLVARERAAGTLRILITQGVSGRQIAAGKALALLGAAAAVLLPAAMALFFLAFGDVQAMVSASLLTAGYTLWLAIWALGIVAVSTLCARPRDGLMALLAVWVTVVILLPRLGAAWADARAPLTTRFETDIAIARDLAAIGDSHRPDDPHFARFKADVLKRHGVTRLEDLPVNYRGLVAIEGERLTSALFNRYATASFERQAAQSATVDSLAWLAPTLAVRRLSMTLTQTDLPSYRRFVEQAEAYRYRLVQSLNQMQAEKVDYVNERKGAGPTRIAQSNWESIPDFVFDAEAPQTVIARAGQPAMVLLVWLLLAGGALAAAARTLDGRVSSAMRRARVPDTRSTEAAS